The Triticum dicoccoides isolate Atlit2015 ecotype Zavitan chromosome 6A, WEW_v2.0, whole genome shotgun sequence genome has a window encoding:
- the LOC119316738 gene encoding protein BONZAI 1-like isoform X1, whose translation MGNCCCDEMGAGRHSVGHAASSADAASTVADRFLRSRGAGASTQIELSLSASNLGDQEYFFKSNPIVVVYSSNDGALEEIGRTEVIVNSSSPSWNAKIILQYQFEVLQPLVFHIYDIDPQFHEVGEKMLKLEEQQFLGEAICNLSDVITKQNRLFTLKLGVSEHNLPNPSKFGELTVQAEESAGSKALMEMVFHCSDLEIKDLLSKSDPFLLISRMSENGTPVPICKTEVRKNDLNPKWKPVIMNLQQVGSKENLLMIECFNFSSNGKHDLVGKIVKSVAELENMYHSGNGENFFVPASNAHDCHSKEVLKSQVYVEKYLENSRHTFIDYISAGCQLNLMVAIDYTASNGNPRLPDSLHYIDPSGRPNAYQRVILEIGDILQYYDPAKRIPSWGYGARPIDGPVSHCFNLNGSTYQPEVEGIQGIMSAYISALRNVSLAGPTLFGPLLSTATAIASQSLTNNQQKYFILLIVTDGVVTDFQETIDAIIKASDFPLSIIVVGVGGADFKEMEFLDPNKGGRLESSTGRVASRDVIQFAPMKDVHGTGISIVQSLLAEIPGQFMTYMRTREIQAIS comes from the exons ATGGGGAACTGCTGCTGTGACGAGATGGGCGCCGGCCGCCACTCCGTCGGccacgccgcctcctccgccgaTGCCGCTTCCACCGTGGCTGATCGCTTCCTCCGCTCCCGCGGCGCCGGCGCGTCCACGCAGATCGAG TTATCTCTCTCCGCATCAAATTTGGGCGATCAAGAATATTTCTTCAAG AGCAATCCCATAGTCGTCGTGTATTCGAGCAATGACGGAGCACTTGAAGAAATTGGGCGCACTGAAGTTATTGTAAATTCATCGAGCCCGTCATGGAATGCAAAGATCATTTTGCAATACCAGTTTGAAGTTCTTCAGCCATTGGT GTTTCATATTTATGATATTGATCCGCAGTTTCATGAAGTCGGTGAAAAG ATGCTTAAACTGGAGGAGCAACAGTTTCTTGGAGAAGCCATCTGTAATTTATCCGAT GTTATCACCAAACAGAATAGATTGTTCACCCTAAAGCTTGGTGTTTCTGAGCACAACTTACCAAATCCTAGTAAATTTGGTGAGTTAACTGTTCAGGCCGAAGAAAGTGCTGGTTCAAAAGCATTAATGGAAATGGTATTCCACTGTTCAGATCTTGAAATCAAGGATCTTCTTTCAAAAAGT GATCCTTTCTTGCTAATATCCAGAATGTCAGAGAACGGAACACCTGTTCCAATTTGCAAGACAGAAGTAAGGAAGAATGATCTCAATCCTAAGTGGAAGCCAGTGATTATGAATCTCCAACAGGTCGGAAGTAAG GAGAATCTCCTCATGATAGAATGCTTCAACTTCAGTAGCAATGGCAAACATGACCTAGTTGG CAAGATAGTAAAATCAGTCGCCGAATTGGAAAACATGTACCATAGTGGGAATGGTGAAAATTTCTTTGTTCCTGCCAGCAATGCACATGATTGTCATAGTAAGGAG GTATTGAAgagccaggtatatgtggagaaatatCTTGAGAATAGTAGACATACTTTTATCGATTATATTTCTGCTGGGTGTCAattgaatttgatggtagccatcgACTACACAG CTTCAAATGGAAACCCTCGGCTTCCAGATTCCTTGCATTATATTGACCCCTCCGGACGGCCAAATGCGTATCAAAGA GTAATACTGGAGATTGGAGATATACTACAGTACTATGACCCAGCTAAGCGTATCCCCTCTTGGGGCTATGGGGCAAGACCTATTGACGGTCCTGTTTCACACTGTTTCAACTTAAATGGCAGCACTTATCAGCCTGAG gttgAGGGAATACAGGGAATTATGTCAGCTTATATCAGTGCGCTACGCAATGTGTCATTGGCTGGTCCTACACTCTTTGGTCCTCTACTTAGCACGGCTACAGCAATAGCAAGCCAATCCCTTACAAACAACCAACAGAAATACTTTATTCTGTTAATAGTGACG GATGGTGTAGTGACTGATTTTCAGGAGACTATTGATGCAATTATAAAGGCATCCGATTTTCCTTTGTCCATCATTGTTGTTGGAGTTGGTGGGGCTGACTTCAAGGAAATGGAG TTTCTGGATCCAAATAAAGGGGGAAGATTGGAAAGCTCAACGGGGAGAGTTGCATCAAGGGATGTGATACAGTTCGCCCCAATGAAAGATGTGCATG GTACTGGGATATCCATAGTTCAGTCACTTCTTGCTGAAATACCTGGGCAGTTCATGACTTACATGAGAACAAGAGAAATTCAAGCAATTAGTTAA
- the LOC119316738 gene encoding protein BONZAI 1-like isoform X2, with product MGNCCCDEMGAGRHSVGHAASSADAASTVADRFLRSRGAGASTQIELSLSASNLGDQEYFFKSNPIVVVYSSNDGALEEIGRTEVIVNSSSPSWNAKIILQYQFEVLQPLVFHIYDIDPQFHEVGEKMLKLEEQQFLGEAICNLSDVITKQNRLFTLKLGVSEHNLPNPSKFGELTVQAEESAGSKALMEMVFHCSDLEIKDLLSKSDPFLLISRMSENGTPVPICKTEVRKNDLNPKWKPVIMNLQQENLLMIECFNFSSNGKHDLVGKIVKSVAELENMYHSGNGENFFVPASNAHDCHSKEVLKSQVYVEKYLENSRHTFIDYISAGCQLNLMVAIDYTASNGNPRLPDSLHYIDPSGRPNAYQRVILEIGDILQYYDPAKRIPSWGYGARPIDGPVSHCFNLNGSTYQPEVEGIQGIMSAYISALRNVSLAGPTLFGPLLSTATAIASQSLTNNQQKYFILLIVTDGVVTDFQETIDAIIKASDFPLSIIVVGVGGADFKEMEFLDPNKGGRLESSTGRVASRDVIQFAPMKDVHGTGISIVQSLLAEIPGQFMTYMRTREIQAIS from the exons ATGGGGAACTGCTGCTGTGACGAGATGGGCGCCGGCCGCCACTCCGTCGGccacgccgcctcctccgccgaTGCCGCTTCCACCGTGGCTGATCGCTTCCTCCGCTCCCGCGGCGCCGGCGCGTCCACGCAGATCGAG TTATCTCTCTCCGCATCAAATTTGGGCGATCAAGAATATTTCTTCAAG AGCAATCCCATAGTCGTCGTGTATTCGAGCAATGACGGAGCACTTGAAGAAATTGGGCGCACTGAAGTTATTGTAAATTCATCGAGCCCGTCATGGAATGCAAAGATCATTTTGCAATACCAGTTTGAAGTTCTTCAGCCATTGGT GTTTCATATTTATGATATTGATCCGCAGTTTCATGAAGTCGGTGAAAAG ATGCTTAAACTGGAGGAGCAACAGTTTCTTGGAGAAGCCATCTGTAATTTATCCGAT GTTATCACCAAACAGAATAGATTGTTCACCCTAAAGCTTGGTGTTTCTGAGCACAACTTACCAAATCCTAGTAAATTTGGTGAGTTAACTGTTCAGGCCGAAGAAAGTGCTGGTTCAAAAGCATTAATGGAAATGGTATTCCACTGTTCAGATCTTGAAATCAAGGATCTTCTTTCAAAAAGT GATCCTTTCTTGCTAATATCCAGAATGTCAGAGAACGGAACACCTGTTCCAATTTGCAAGACAGAAGTAAGGAAGAATGATCTCAATCCTAAGTGGAAGCCAGTGATTATGAATCTCCAACAG GAGAATCTCCTCATGATAGAATGCTTCAACTTCAGTAGCAATGGCAAACATGACCTAGTTGG CAAGATAGTAAAATCAGTCGCCGAATTGGAAAACATGTACCATAGTGGGAATGGTGAAAATTTCTTTGTTCCTGCCAGCAATGCACATGATTGTCATAGTAAGGAG GTATTGAAgagccaggtatatgtggagaaatatCTTGAGAATAGTAGACATACTTTTATCGATTATATTTCTGCTGGGTGTCAattgaatttgatggtagccatcgACTACACAG CTTCAAATGGAAACCCTCGGCTTCCAGATTCCTTGCATTATATTGACCCCTCCGGACGGCCAAATGCGTATCAAAGA GTAATACTGGAGATTGGAGATATACTACAGTACTATGACCCAGCTAAGCGTATCCCCTCTTGGGGCTATGGGGCAAGACCTATTGACGGTCCTGTTTCACACTGTTTCAACTTAAATGGCAGCACTTATCAGCCTGAG gttgAGGGAATACAGGGAATTATGTCAGCTTATATCAGTGCGCTACGCAATGTGTCATTGGCTGGTCCTACACTCTTTGGTCCTCTACTTAGCACGGCTACAGCAATAGCAAGCCAATCCCTTACAAACAACCAACAGAAATACTTTATTCTGTTAATAGTGACG GATGGTGTAGTGACTGATTTTCAGGAGACTATTGATGCAATTATAAAGGCATCCGATTTTCCTTTGTCCATCATTGTTGTTGGAGTTGGTGGGGCTGACTTCAAGGAAATGGAG TTTCTGGATCCAAATAAAGGGGGAAGATTGGAAAGCTCAACGGGGAGAGTTGCATCAAGGGATGTGATACAGTTCGCCCCAATGAAAGATGTGCATG GTACTGGGATATCCATAGTTCAGTCACTTCTTGCTGAAATACCTGGGCAGTTCATGACTTACATGAGAACAAGAGAAATTCAAGCAATTAGTTAA